The following coding sequences are from one Triticum dicoccoides isolate Atlit2015 ecotype Zavitan chromosome 4A, WEW_v2.0, whole genome shotgun sequence window:
- the LOC119286666 gene encoding adenine/guanine permease AZG2-like, with the protein MKGTAPWRRLAEAEAAVNRSVAASSVGRYFKLEARKSSFTKELRAGAATFLTMAYIISVNAAILTDSGGPCTVLDCSPVGNSTAVPGPECTLGTSNPGYQQCLARTKSDLIVATAVAAMVGSFAMGTLANLPLALAPGMGANAYFTYNMVGFHGSGSIPYRTALAGVMMEGIIFFLLSAVGLRSRLARMIPRNIRLASAVGIGLFLAFTGLQANQGLGMVGASPSTLVTLTACSQTDPVTGACLGGTLHSPTFWLGVAGFLVTATCLARDVKGAMIYGIVFVTAVSWIRGTSVTVFPDTPAGNAGFSYFKKVVDFHMIKTTAGQLSFGGFRHGSVWVAMLTLLYVDVLDTTSTMYSMAEYGGFTDGAGGFEGEYRAFLVDAGSTVLSAGLGSTTVTTYIESTAGIREGGRTGVTAVTVSAFFLASLFFSPLLMSVPPWAVGPSLVLVGAMMMRVAKEIEWGDMKEAIPAFVTMALMPLTFSIANGIIAGLAVYVALHWYDWAGLACGKVGKALDDRRRNQVAAATPEVGPAPAQDAV; encoded by the coding sequence ATGAAGGGGACGGCGCCATGGCGCAGGCtcgccgaggccgaggccgccgtcaACCGCTCCGTCGCGGCGAGCAGCGTCGGGAGGTATTTCAAGCTTGAGGCGCGCAAGAGCTCCTTCACCAAGGAGCTGCGCGCCGGCGCCGCCACCTTCCTCACCATGGCCTACATCATCTCCGTCAACGCCGCCATCCTCACCGACTCGGGCGGCCCGTGCACCGTGCTCGACTGCAGCCCGGTGGGTAACTCCACGGCCGTTCCTGGGCCGGAGTGCACGCTGGGCACGTCCAACCCGGGTTACCAGCAGTGCTTGGCGCGCACCAAGAGCGACCTGATTGTTGCGACGGCTGTGGCTGCTATGGTTGGTTCCTTCGCCATGGGCACCCTCGCCAACCTCCCGCTGGCGCTGGCCCCCGGGATGGGCGCCAACGCCTACTTCACCTACAACATGGTGGGCTTCCACGGCTCCGGCTCCATCCCCTACCGCACCGCGCTCGCCGGCGTCATGATGGAgggcatcatcttcttcctcctctcggccGTCGGGCTCCGGTCCAGGCTGGCGCGGATGATCCCGCGAAATATCCGCCTCGCCTCCGCCGTCGGGATCGGCTTGTTCCTAGCCTTCACCGGTCTCCAGGCGAACCAGGGCCTTGGCATGGTGGGTGCGAGCCCGTCCACGCTGGTCACGCTCACCGCCTGCTCCCAAACCGACCCCGTCACCGGCGCCTGCCTCGGCGGCACCTTGCACAGCCCCACGTTCTGGCTGGGCGTGGCCGGCTTCCTCGTCACCGCCACGTGCCTCGCCAGGGACGTCAAGGGCGCCATGATATACGGCATAGTCTTCGTCACGGCCGTGTCTTGGATCAGAGGCACCAGCGTCACCGTGTTCCCGGACACGCCGGCCGGCAATGCCGGCTTCTCCTACTTCAAGAAGGTGGTGGACTTCCACATGATCAAGACCACGGCCGGGCAGCTCAGCTTCGGTGGCTTCCGCCATGGCAGCGTGTGGGTGGCTATGCTCACGCTGCTCTACGTCGACGTCCTCGACACCACCAGCACAATGTACTCCATGGCCGAGTACGGCGGGTTCACGGACGGGGCCGGCGGGTTCGAGGGCGAGTACCGGGCCTTCCTCGTCGACGCCGGCTCCACGGTCCTCAGCGCCGGGCTCGGGAGCACCACGGTGACCACCTACATCGAGTCGACGGCGGGGATCAGGGAGGGCGGCCGGACGGGGGTGACCGCGGTCACCGTGTCGGCCTTCTTCCTGGCGTCGCTCTTCTTCTCGCCGCTGCTGATGAGCGTGCCGCCGTGGGCCGTGGGGCCGTCGCTGGTGCTGGTGGGCGCCATGATGATGCGCGTGGCCAAGGAGATCGAGTGGGGCGACATGAAGGAGGCCATCCCGGCGTTCGTCACCATGGCGCTCATGCCGCTCACCTTCTCCATCGCCAACGGCATCATCGCCGGCCTCGCCGTCTACGTCGCGCTGCACTGGTACGACTGGGCCGGCCTGGCGTGCGGCAAGGTGGGGAAGGCGCTCGACGACCGCCGCCGGAACCAGGTCGCCGCTGCCACGCCGGAGGTCGGCCCCGCCCCGGCGCAGGACGCCGTGTGA